One Xiphophorus couchianus chromosome 1, X_couchianus-1.0, whole genome shotgun sequence genomic region harbors:
- the borcs6 gene encoding BLOC-1-related complex subunit 6 — protein MSLSPVIGTEVPEAANGVATPVSLENGPRAPVSVKHGGSRLPDNGAESMDGRTENHVDTANRLNAAESNFDTETNLHERTSSLSLHGSQVVDLSFHDDAETGNSESKDTDIPEGSKAEDLVLMWDSAPHAEPTDVCQQGGPGMAERYLTEAESEERRLDRREEDEDGEKEKQDMETDEKNENRWRSTGGRTKKEPSQHYSSSAPGLSTSSSSTPQPALLTSDDAPCPPHVMAQVWVRNNRGMQDSKSLDEISQACGGGPGARGGGRSGQSEGRRATISSALELEGTVSHEGDLTNFITKNLEQKIKMSSKPSLDCSDSDCSGPIYRSRGLSRRPADIPPIDPTVLLDLQRHTQEVAHSVEIMMKSLNGTIQNMTALSVGYIQTYRDSVDSLGESVDMSIKGMYTLMARCEELDRSMQPIHTLAAQIRDIKRTLDALEAICK, from the exons ATGAGTCTCTCCCCTGTTATTGGCACAGAAGTGCCAGAAGCAGCTAATGGGGTGGCGACGCCCGTTTCTCTGGAGAACGGCCCTCGTGCGCCGGTCTCGGTAAAACACGGCGGGAGCAGGTTACCCGATAACGGAGCGGAGTCGATGGATGGGAGAACAGAGAACCACGTTGACACAGCAAACAGACTGAACGCTGCAGAAAGCAACTTTGACACTGAGACAAATCTTCACGAGAGAACATCTAGTTTATCATTACACGGTTCCCAGGTGGTAGACCTCTCTTTTCATGATGACGCAGAAACAGGAAACTCCGAATCCAAAGACACAGACATTCCTGAGGGATCGAAGGCCGAGGATCTGGTTCTCATGTGGGATTCAGCACCGCATGCAGAGCCCACAGACGTCTGTCAGCAGGGAGGCCCTGGCATGGCAGAAAGATACCTGACGGAGGCTGAGAGTGAAGAGAGAAGGCTTGATAGaagagaggaagatgaggacGGAGAGAAGGAGAAACAGGATATGGAGACGGATGAGAAGAACGAGAACAGGTGGAGGAGCACTGGAGGAAGAACAAAGAAGGAG CCCTCGCAACACTACTCCTCTTCAGCTCCCGGTCTCAGTACCTCCTCTTCTTCTACTCCTCAACCTGCTCTTCTCACCTCAGATGATGCCCCATGTCCTCCCCACGTCATGGCCCAGGTTTGGGTCCGGAACAACCGGGGGATGCAGGACAGCAAGAGCCTGGATGAAATCAGCCAAGCCTGCGGAG GTGGTCCAGGAGCCAGAGGAGGTGGCAGAAGCGGGCAGTCAGAGGGCCGCAGGGCCACCATCTCCTCAGCTCTGGAGCTGGAGGGGACGGTCAGCCACGAAGGAGACCTCACCAACTTCATCACAAAGAACCTGGAGCAGAAGATCAAAATGAGCTCCAAGCCCAGCCTCGACTGCAGTGATT CTGACTGTTCGGGTCCAATCTACCGAAGCCGAGGGTTGTCGCGGAGACCAGCGGACATCCCGCCTATCGACCCCACAGTTCTGTTGGACCTCCAGAGACACACCCAAGAGGTGGCCCACAGCGTGGAGATTATGATGAAGAGCCTCAATGGAACCATCCAGAAT ATGACGGCTCTGAGCGTTGGCTACATCCAGACCTACAGAGACTCTGTGGACAGCCTGGGAGAGTCTGTAGACATGAGCATAAAG GGCATGTACACACTAATGGCTCGTTGCGAGGAGCTGGATCGCTCCATGCAGCCCATCCACACGCTGGCGGCTCAGATCCGTGACATCAAACGCACCCTGGATGCTCTAGAAGCGATCTGCAAGTAA
- the LOC114154338 gene encoding hyaluronidase-2 — protein sequence MAWAEPQLHPDPQPLPKQTQCTLLFYSFLLLFSIGSFGNAGPAEPARLPLLSGQPFIIFWGIPDSSCAGRLNPTSFGMEREGRVAVFYEDSLGNYPYFLDKNTPINGGIPQYTRLDGHVQKTKQDLEAALPAPRYLGLGVLRWAEWVPQWSRNQEKQAMYLEASRKLLRGFFPKWTPEEVEKWSRVDFEAAAQSVMVETLREVKRLRPKALWGFSSYPNCYNSDPAQTQLGNYSGQCPPAAMALNDELLWLWKRSSALFPLLTLEKRQGGTVAARSFLSSQIKEALRVASVAGAEFDLPVFPLVKSVYVSSKTFLSQADLINTIGESAAMGTAGVVIWNRSEMKTERECQDLAVFVRKVLGPYTVNVTTATQSCSSSLCQGKGRCVRQNPGSSAFLHLPSQPSAADKSTEKAEGAEATQQPDAETKAAEPDPAEIWKKDFQCQWYKSADGEISERQPPKDGVSVGGNAEGNTGNAAETRTSSTTKSASENLFRGSDVAGTGSQTVSVEMQTDNGTNLLTVPTLQTLLLLLGAGCLCL from the exons ATGGCGTGGGCCGAACCACAGCTCCATCCAGATCCACAGCCGCTACCAAAACAGACACAGTGCACACTtctgttttactcatttttactACTGTTCTCGATCGGTTCCTTTGGTAATGCTGGTCCAGCAGAACCTGCCCGTCTTCCACTCCTGTCCGGACAGCCTTTCATTATCTTCTGGGGGATCCCAGACTCTTCCTGTGCCGGTCGCCTAAACCCTACGTCCTTTGGCATGGAACGAGAGGGTCGAGTAGCCGTCTTTTACGAGGATTCGCTGGGTAACTACCCATATTTTCTGGACAAAAACACACCAATCAATGGAGGGATTCCACAGTACACACGACTGGATGGGCATGTGCAGAAGACGAAGCAAGACTTGGAGGCGGCTTTGCCTGCGCCCCGGTACCTCGGCCTGGGGGTCCTTCGTTGGGCCGAATGGGTCCCCCAGTGGTCAAGAAACCAAGAGAAGCAAGCAATGTACCTGGAGGCTTCCAGGAAACTGCTTCGGGGTTTCTTCCCTAAATGGACCCCAGAGGAAGTGGAGAAGTGGTCACGG GTGGACTTTGAGGCAGCAGCTCAGTCAGTCATGGTGGAGACTCTGCGGGAAGTTAAAAGGTTGAGGCCCAAGGCATTGTGGGGTTTCTCCTCTTACCCTAACTGCTATAACAGCGACCCGGCCCAGACCCAGTTAGGCAATTACAGCGGCCAGTGCCCCCCTGCAGCGATGGCCCTCAACGATGAGCTTCTGTGGCTTTGGAAAAGAAGCTCTGCGCTCTTCCCCCTCCTGACCCTGGAGAAGCGGCAG GGTGGGACGGTGGCAGCCAGGTCCTTCTTGTCAAGTCAAATAAAAGAAGCACTACGAGTAGCATCGGTGGCTGGAGCAGAGTTTGATCTGCCTGTTTTTCCTTTGGTAAAGAGCGTGTATGTTTCAAGTAAAACTTTCCTATCACAG gctgACCTCATCAACACCATAGGAGAATCTGCTGCCATGGGAACAGCAGGAGTTGTCATCTGGAATAGAAGTGAGATGAAAACAGAG AGAGAGTGCCAAGACCTGGCAGTGTTTGTCCGTAAAGTCCTGGGCCCTTACACCGTCAACGTTACTACTGCAACTCAGTCCTGTTCCTCCTCCCTCTGTCAGGGGAAGGGTCGCTGTGTTCGTCAAAATCCAGGCAGCTCCGCCTTCCTCCATCTACCGTCCCAACCCAGTGCTGCAGACAAGTCAACAGAAAAG GCAGAGGGAGCAGAAGCCACCCAACAGCCAGATGCAGAGACTAAAGCGGCTGAACCAGATCCAGCTGAGATCTGGAAAAAAGACTTCCAGTGCCAGTGGTACAAGAGTGCAGATGGGGAAATCTCTGAACGGCAGCCCCCCAAGGACGGCGTGTCTGTTGGAGGAAACGCTGAAGGCAACACTGGGAACGCAGCGGAGACCAGGACATCTTCCACAACAAAAAGTGCCTCTGAGAATTTGTTTAGAGGAAGTGATGTTGCTGGTACTGGAAGTCAAACAGTTTCAGTAGAAATGCAGACAGACAATGGTACGAACCTACTAACAGTCCCAACCCTACAAACTTTGCTTCTGCTGCTGGGGGCTGGATGCTTATGCCTGtga